In the genome of Limnobaculum zhutongyuii, one region contains:
- the wecC gene encoding UDP-N-acetyl-D-mannosamine dehydrogenase has protein sequence MSFETISVIGLGYIGLPTAAAFASRKKKVIGVDINQHAVDTINRGAIHIVEPDLDKVVKEAVEAGCLQAVTKPLAADAFLIAVPTPFKGDHEPDMVYVEAAARSIAPVLKKGDLVILESTSPVGATEQMAAWLAAARPDLTFPQQAGEQADINIAYCPERVLPGKVMVELIQNDRVVGGMTPRCSDRASALYKIFLKGECVITNSRTAEMCKLTENSFRDVNIAFANELSLICDHQGINVWELIRLANRHPRVNILQPGPGVGGHCIAVDPWFIVAQNPQDARLIRIAREVNDGKPYWVLDKVKSAVADCLTATGKRASEIKIACFGLAFKPDIDDLRESPALEITHMIADWHAGVTLAVEPNVHELPKVLAEKARLTETGEALAEADVLVMLVDHRQFKAISSEQVKQQWVIDTKGVWR, from the coding sequence ATGAGTTTTGAAACAATTTCAGTAATCGGTCTTGGCTATATTGGTTTGCCTACTGCTGCCGCTTTTGCGTCGCGTAAAAAAAAGGTTATTGGCGTAGATATTAATCAGCATGCGGTAGATACCATTAACCGCGGTGCGATTCATATTGTTGAACCTGATTTAGATAAAGTGGTTAAAGAAGCCGTTGAGGCGGGTTGTTTACAGGCGGTTACCAAACCTTTAGCTGCAGATGCATTTTTGATTGCTGTTCCAACACCGTTTAAAGGCGATCATGAGCCAGATATGGTGTATGTGGAAGCCGCTGCCAGATCTATTGCTCCGGTACTGAAAAAAGGTGACTTGGTTATTCTGGAGTCGACCTCTCCTGTTGGTGCCACTGAGCAGATGGCTGCCTGGCTGGCAGCAGCTCGTCCCGATCTTACTTTCCCTCAACAGGCTGGCGAGCAGGCTGATATTAATATCGCTTACTGTCCTGAGCGTGTATTACCCGGGAAAGTGATGGTAGAACTGATTCAAAACGATCGGGTCGTGGGCGGTATGACCCCTCGCTGTTCGGATCGTGCCAGCGCACTATATAAAATTTTCCTGAAAGGTGAGTGTGTTATTACCAACTCACGTACAGCTGAAATGTGTAAATTAACCGAGAACAGCTTCCGCGATGTCAATATTGCTTTTGCTAACGAGCTGTCACTAATTTGTGACCATCAGGGAATTAACGTATGGGAGCTGATTCGCCTGGCTAATCGTCATCCTCGGGTTAATATTTTGCAACCAGGACCTGGTGTTGGCGGTCATTGTATTGCTGTCGATCCATGGTTTATTGTGGCGCAAAACCCTCAGGACGCACGTTTGATTCGTATTGCTCGTGAAGTGAATGATGGCAAACCTTATTGGGTACTGGACAAAGTGAAATCTGCAGTAGCGGATTGCCTGACTGCTACCGGTAAGCGTGCCTCAGAAATTAAAATTGCTTGCTTTGGTCTGGCATTTAAACCAGATATTGACGATCTGAGAGAGAGCCCTGCGTTGGAAATCACCCACATGATTGCTGACTGGCATGCGGGGGTAACGTTGGCCGTTGAGCCAAACGTTCATGAGCTACCAAAAGTGCTGGCTGAAAAAGCTCGTTTAACGGAGACCGGAGAAGCACTGGCTGAAGCAGATGTTTTGGTTATGCTGGTTGACCATCGTCAGTTTAAGGCAATTAGTTCTGAACAAGTTAAACAACAGTGGGTTATCGACACTAAAGGGGTATGGCGTTGA
- the rffG gene encoding dTDP-glucose 4,6-dehydratase yields MALRKILVTGGAGFIGSAVVRHIIQDTKDSVLVVDKLTYAGNLDSLVEVSDSGRYSFEQVDICDRSALDRLFTQYQPDLVMHLAAESHVDRSIDGPAAFIETNIVGTYTLLEAARHYWMGLDTALKQAFRFHHISTDEVYGDLHGTTDLFTETTPYAPSSPYSASKASSDHLVRAWLRTYGFPTIVTNCSNNYGPYHFPEKLIPLIILNALEGKALPVYGNGAQVRDWLFVEDHARALYKVVTEGVVGETYNIGGHNERKNIEVVRTICQLLEELAPSKPDGVAKYEDLITYVTDRPGHDMRYAIDASKIERELNWKPLETFESGIRKTVSWYLTNQAWWQRVQDGSYARERIGLKS; encoded by the coding sequence ATGGCGTTGAGAAAGATTTTAGTCACTGGCGGGGCCGGTTTTATTGGTTCTGCGGTAGTGAGACACATTATTCAGGATACCAAAGATAGCGTATTGGTGGTTGATAAACTGACTTATGCCGGAAATCTCGACTCATTGGTGGAAGTGTCTGACAGTGGCCGCTACTCTTTTGAGCAAGTTGATATTTGTGACAGATCTGCGCTGGATCGTCTTTTTACTCAGTATCAGCCAGACTTAGTGATGCATCTGGCAGCAGAGAGTCATGTCGATCGCTCTATTGATGGTCCGGCAGCGTTTATTGAAACCAATATTGTTGGAACTTATACACTGCTGGAAGCAGCCCGTCACTATTGGATGGGGTTAGATACTGCACTGAAGCAAGCATTTCGCTTTCATCATATCTCTACTGATGAAGTGTATGGTGATTTACATGGGACTACGGACTTGTTTACTGAAACAACGCCTTATGCGCCAAGCAGTCCTTATTCAGCGTCTAAAGCCTCTAGTGATCATTTGGTCAGAGCCTGGCTACGTACCTATGGCTTCCCAACTATCGTGACTAACTGTTCTAATAACTATGGACCATATCATTTTCCTGAGAAACTCATTCCTCTGATCATTTTGAATGCATTAGAAGGGAAAGCATTACCGGTTTATGGTAATGGCGCTCAGGTCAGGGACTGGTTATTTGTTGAGGACCATGCAAGGGCTTTATATAAGGTCGTCACTGAAGGTGTTGTTGGTGAAACCTACAATATTGGTGGTCATAATGAGCGCAAAAATATTGAAGTTGTGCGCACTATTTGCCAGTTATTGGAAGAGTTAGCACCATCAAAACCTGACGGTGTGGCTAAATATGAGGATCTGATTACCTATGTAACGGATCGCCCCGGCCATGATATGCGCTATGCCATCGATGCCAGTAAAATTGAGCGAGAATTGAACTGGAAGCCGCTGGAAACCTTTGAATCAGGTATTCGTAAGACAGTCTCCTGGTATCTGACGAACCAAGCGTGGTGGCAGCGAGTCCAGGATGGAAGTTATGCCAGAGAACGCATTGGTTTGAAATCATAG